In Cloacibacterium caeni, a single window of DNA contains:
- the rfbC gene encoding dTDP-4-dehydrorhamnose 3,5-epimerase — MELENTPLLDCFILKPKIWNDNRGYFFENYNKNIFQKLSGKEVDFIQDNLAFSHYGAIRGLHMQLPPYAQAKLVYCVQGRILDVAVDVRKNSPTFGQSFAVELTEENRWQLFVPKGFLHGYSVLSETALVGYKCDDFYNKESECGIHPLDKTVNIDWRITAEQQLISEKDLNAISFLELPEIIL, encoded by the coding sequence ATGGAACTAGAAAACACACCTCTTTTAGATTGTTTTATTTTAAAACCGAAAATCTGGAACGATAATCGCGGTTATTTTTTCGAAAATTATAATAAAAATATTTTCCAAAAACTTTCTGGCAAAGAAGTAGATTTTATTCAAGATAACCTTGCGTTTTCACATTACGGAGCAATCAGAGGTTTACACATGCAACTTCCACCTTATGCGCAAGCAAAATTGGTGTATTGCGTACAAGGTAGAATTTTAGATGTTGCAGTAGATGTAAGAAAAAACTCTCCCACTTTTGGTCAGTCTTTTGCTGTAGAACTCACCGAAGAAAACAGATGGCAATTATTTGTGCCAAAAGGTTTTTTGCATGGGTATTCTGTACTTTCAGAAACAGCATTAGTTGGATACAAGTGTGATGATTTTTATAATAAAGAGTCAGAATGCGGCATTCATCCATTAGATAAAACCGTAAATATTGACTGGAGAATTACAGCAGAGCAACAATTAATCTCCGAAAAAGATTTAAACGCTATTTCTTTTTTAGAACTTCCTGAAATTATTTTATAA